Proteins co-encoded in one Dyella japonica A8 genomic window:
- a CDS encoding helicase HerA-like domain-containing protein, with product MTEILIGRNDSTGVSLDPRYGNRHGMIAGATGTGKSVSLMVLAEGFSKLGVPCFLADAKGDLAGLSMPAGDPGDKLKARLAKLGLTDWKPQANPVIFWDIYGKLGHPVRATISEMGPTLLGRILELNDTQEGVLEVIFKVADDQGWLLLDLADLRAMLGFASENAKDISAHYGLISTQSIAAIQRAVLKLESDGADQFFGEPALELSDLMRQDMSGRGVINVLAADQLILKPRLYSTFLLWLLSELFEQLPEVGDLDQPKLVFFFDEAHLLFDDAPPALLQRVEQVVRLIRSKGVGVYFCSQNPDDVPGNILGQLGNRVQHALRAFTPRDQKAVKAAAETFVANPRINVGEAITQLGVGEALASTLRDGGVPSPVERVMVTTPTARIGAITEAERATVRQRSPVGGKYDTAINRESAAEILARRASDKAADPQAIGKPASGGAPTQEGPGWTDAVRDALLGTSRRQGMIEAMAKSASRAVGSRLGQQIVRGVLGSIFGGKR from the coding sequence ATGACTGAGATTCTTATCGGCCGCAACGACAGCACCGGCGTCAGCCTCGATCCGCGTTACGGCAATCGCCACGGCATGATCGCGGGCGCTACGGGTACCGGTAAATCGGTGTCGCTGATGGTGCTGGCCGAAGGCTTCTCGAAGCTGGGTGTACCCTGCTTCCTCGCCGACGCCAAGGGCGACCTGGCCGGCCTGTCGATGCCCGCCGGCGACCCCGGCGACAAGCTCAAGGCACGCCTGGCCAAGCTCGGTCTCACCGACTGGAAGCCGCAGGCGAACCCGGTGATCTTCTGGGACATCTACGGCAAGCTCGGCCACCCGGTACGCGCCACCATCAGCGAGATGGGCCCCACCCTGCTCGGCCGCATCCTCGAACTCAACGACACGCAGGAAGGCGTGCTCGAGGTGATTTTCAAGGTGGCCGACGACCAGGGCTGGCTCCTGCTCGACCTGGCCGACCTGCGCGCCATGCTCGGCTTCGCCAGCGAGAACGCCAAGGATATTTCCGCCCACTATGGCCTGATCAGCACGCAGAGCATCGCGGCGATCCAGCGCGCCGTGCTCAAGCTGGAATCGGACGGCGCCGACCAATTCTTCGGCGAGCCGGCGCTGGAACTTTCTGATTTGATGCGGCAGGACATGAGCGGGCGCGGTGTGATCAATGTGCTGGCCGCCGATCAGCTCATCCTCAAGCCGCGCCTGTATTCCACCTTCCTGCTGTGGCTGCTCTCGGAACTGTTCGAGCAGCTGCCGGAAGTCGGTGACCTGGATCAACCCAAGCTGGTGTTCTTCTTCGACGAGGCACACCTGTTGTTCGACGACGCCCCGCCCGCGCTGCTGCAGCGTGTGGAGCAGGTGGTGCGCCTGATCCGCTCCAAGGGCGTGGGCGTGTATTTCTGCTCGCAGAATCCAGACGACGTGCCCGGCAACATCCTCGGCCAGCTCGGCAACCGCGTGCAGCATGCCTTGCGCGCGTTTACGCCACGCGACCAGAAGGCGGTGAAGGCCGCGGCCGAAACCTTCGTGGCGAATCCCAGGATCAACGTAGGCGAAGCGATCACCCAACTGGGCGTGGGTGAAGCGCTGGCCTCGACGCTGCGCGATGGTGGCGTGCCCTCCCCGGTCGAACGCGTGATGGTGACCACGCCCACCGCCCGCATCGGCGCGATCACCGAGGCCGAACGTGCCACGGTACGGCAGCGCTCGCCTGTGGGCGGCAAATACGACACCGCGATCAACCGTGAATCGGCGGCCGAGATCCTCGCCAGACGGGCCTCGGACAAAGCGGCCGATCCACAGGCCATCGGCAAACCCGCTTCTGGCGGTGCGCCCACACAGGAAGGGCCGGGGTGGACCGATGCCGTGCGCGATGCCCTGCTCGGCACCAGCCGTCGCCAGGGCATGATCGAGGCCATGGCCAAGTCCGCGAGCCGCGCTGTCGGTTCACGGCTGGGCCAACAGATCGTGCGCGGCGTGCTTGGCAGCATCTTCGGCGGCAAGCGCTGA